The following are from one region of the Geothermobacter hydrogeniphilus genome:
- the ttcA gene encoding tRNA 2-thiocytidine(32) synthetase TtcA — MALEEDNLFRKIRRRVGRAVGDFGLIEEGDRILVGVSGGKDSYTLLHILDSLRRRSPVRYELVAGTVDSGFPGFRKEVIERHLVEHGFEYRMESTNAYEIIESRRRPGSSYCSFCARLRRGILYSLADELGCNKIALGHHLDDFIETLLLNQFYVGSLKAMSPRLRADNGRHTVIRPLVYVEEGEIIRFMRQQKLPVICCACPVCGEVDQKRQRMKGLIRELKGEIPQIKKSLIGALGNLQPRHLLDRRFPQD, encoded by the coding sequence GTGGCACTTGAAGAAGACAACCTGTTCAGAAAAATCCGCCGCCGGGTCGGTCGGGCGGTCGGCGATTTCGGATTGATCGAGGAGGGTGACCGCATCCTGGTCGGTGTTTCCGGCGGCAAGGATTCCTACACCCTGCTGCATATCCTCGATTCCCTGCGGCGGCGTTCACCGGTCAGGTATGAACTGGTGGCCGGCACCGTTGATTCCGGTTTTCCCGGTTTTCGCAAGGAGGTCATCGAGCGCCACCTGGTTGAACATGGGTTCGAGTACCGGATGGAGTCGACCAATGCCTACGAGATCATCGAGAGCAGGCGGCGGCCCGGTTCCTCCTACTGCTCCTTCTGCGCCCGCCTGCGGCGCGGTATCCTCTACTCGCTGGCCGATGAGCTGGGCTGCAACAAGATCGCCCTCGGCCATCACCTCGACGATTTCATCGAAACCCTGCTGCTCAACCAGTTCTATGTCGGCAGTCTCAAGGCGATGAGCCCCAGGCTGCGGGCCGACAACGGTCGCCATACCGTCATTCGCCCGCTGGTTTACGTCGAGGAGGGAGAGATCATCCGTTTCATGCGGCAGCAGAAGCTGCCGGTGATCTGCTGCGCCTGTCCGGTCTGCGGCGAGGTCGATCAGAAACGGCAGCGGATGAAGGGATTGATTCGCGAGCTGAAGGGTGAAATCCCGCAGATCAAGAAGAGCCTGATCGGCGCTCTCGGCAATCTCCAGCCGCGCCATCTGCTCGACCGCAGGTTCCCGCAGGATTAA
- a CDS encoding PP2C family protein-serine/threonine phosphatase, translated as MTNGEKNGTAESCNCSFDLDLDLASGVQQLLFPKSSPVCNWSCIGIKNRMAQGVGGDYFDFITLGDGCQLIFLGDVTGHGLQASLVMGLLYGFIHRSAAQDCDPLRVLREINTFLRLFAKRSEKYDYFFSSTLFCGVINPDSLCMEYVNAGHVAPVVRRGDELFRLEPSGQPLGYFDQPELDLELFRLRRGDRLLLFTDGITEAEGRNGEQFGRRRLERLVRDHHEDHLDFLDEVFASLQRFGVSDPLADDCTAIVIDMHGAFGRHNAG; from the coding sequence ATGACCAATGGGGAAAAAAACGGCACAGCGGAGAGTTGCAACTGTTCTTTCGATCTCGACCTGGACCTGGCCAGCGGTGTCCAGCAGTTGCTGTTCCCGAAAAGTTCACCGGTCTGCAACTGGAGCTGCATCGGGATCAAGAACCGCATGGCCCAGGGGGTCGGCGGTGATTATTTCGATTTCATCACCCTCGGTGACGGTTGTCAGCTGATCTTTCTGGGCGATGTCACCGGACACGGTCTGCAGGCCTCGCTGGTCATGGGGTTGCTGTATGGTTTTATTCATCGCAGCGCCGCCCAGGATTGCGATCCGTTGCGGGTTCTGCGTGAGATCAACACCTTCCTGCGGTTGTTTGCCAAACGTTCCGAAAAATATGACTATTTCTTTTCCAGTACCCTCTTCTGCGGCGTGATCAACCCCGACAGCCTCTGCATGGAGTATGTCAATGCCGGGCATGTCGCACCGGTGGTGCGGCGTGGCGATGAGCTTTTCCGTCTGGAGCCGAGCGGTCAGCCGCTCGGTTATTTCGACCAGCCCGAGCTCGATCTGGAGCTGTTCCGTCTGCGTCGCGGCGACCGGCTGCTGCTCTTTACCGACGGCATTACCGAGGCCGAAGGCCGCAACGGAGAGCAGTTCGGGCGGAGACGGTTGGAACGGCTGGTGCGGGATCATCATGAAGACCACCTCGACTTTCTGGACGAGGTTTTCGCTTCGTTGCAACGTTTCGGGGTCAGTGACCCGCTGGCCGATGACTGCACGGCGATCGTCATCGATATGCATGGGGCATTCGGGAGGCATAATGCTGGTTGA
- a CDS encoding PilZ domain-containing protein has translation MLVERPIPRGMERKVCVCTSDPTLRQMLAGLLVGWRFSLQQEMAAGVLLLAEEGCCEAPPDQPVLWLGHSRYSSRDKLPLPLPIEELYTRLEHRFHRPPRRHMRLDIDLSARVCCRGGDYASSLTSLSDRGGRLRLPMELAREEELELEFSLAGQPMSLAASVIYSFQRPGAATEGYDTGVLFARQVQEECEQLREFILGRYLAQLRERLAPEVFSAGLAYFTLPPALQQFYGGSQMDN, from the coding sequence ATGCTGGTTGAACGACCGATTCCGCGCGGAATGGAGCGCAAAGTCTGTGTTTGCACCAGCGATCCGACGCTGCGGCAGATGCTGGCCGGGCTGCTGGTCGGCTGGCGCTTTTCATTGCAGCAGGAAATGGCTGCGGGCGTCCTGCTGCTGGCCGAAGAGGGATGCTGCGAGGCGCCGCCTGACCAGCCGGTGTTGTGGCTCGGCCATTCCCGCTACAGCAGTCGCGACAAGCTGCCGCTGCCGCTGCCGATTGAGGAACTCTATACCCGTCTTGAACATCGATTTCACCGTCCGCCGCGGCGCCACATGCGGCTCGATATCGATCTGTCGGCCCGGGTCTGCTGCCGGGGTGGGGACTATGCCTCCAGCCTGACCAGCCTTTCGGACCGCGGCGGCCGGTTGCGGTTGCCCATGGAACTGGCCCGGGAGGAGGAACTGGAACTGGAATTCTCCCTGGCCGGTCAGCCGATGAGCCTGGCGGCTTCCGTGATTTACAGTTTTCAACGACCGGGAGCGGCGACGGAAGGCTATGACACCGGGGTGCTGTTTGCCCGACAGGTTCAGGAGGAGTGCGAGCAGCTGCGCGAATTCATTCTCGGGCGTTACCTGGCCCAGCTCAGGGAAAGGCTTGCCCCGGAGGTTTTCAGCGCCGGGCTGGCTTACTTCACCCTGCCGCCCGCTCTGCAGCAGTTTTACGGCGGCAGCCAGATGGACAATTGA
- a CDS encoding response regulator, whose product MGKHIWIIDDDANIRKFLSESLKLKGYRVATFGTAETALEKLAPGSCDLALVDIMLPGMSGIDFCRQLRTQPALSDLPVMLMTAFSREAEQVQRHQGLGIVDCLFKPFTLPVLHRQIAAILGERMAEATTDPLHIAGDLSETSFPRLLHNLYILKTTGLLQLTRAGMKKVIYIRNGYPIFARSNLVRECLGQMMVDDGLISAEQCAESLRQVKKSGRLQGTVLIDMGLLTPHQLRDVLRNQIVEKLLEIFSWPEGKYQFVQGKKFKQGVTSIDCSPAALIYQGISRHYSAARIAKLLLPHRHRYLSQAESPHYRYQEIGLTRRDERVFALCNGQLTLEEISNRFPLARTETDQLLAALLLSEMVESREVPSFSGEPGAEAISAEEHEMRKTFLAEYSDLIQRDYFKLFAVGEDANKAALRKAYFSLAKKYHPDRYLQMKLSEDLRGKINELFQRIGEAYETLSDPVRCKNYRETLKQARGGVKTKVEDILRAETAFQKGRHMIRSRNFSEALKQLQISVDNSPEEPEYITLYAWALYRSKTDIPGIRDKTVELLQRSAVLNGEHDLTHLYLGQIFKDQGREREAEKQFELAIQCNPDCTEALRELRLFNLRREKEDKEKKGGLFGRLKKR is encoded by the coding sequence ATGGGAAAACATATCTGGATCATCGATGATGATGCCAACATCCGCAAGTTTCTCAGCGAATCGCTGAAACTGAAGGGCTATCGGGTTGCAACTTTCGGCACGGCCGAAACGGCTCTCGAGAAACTGGCCCCCGGCAGCTGTGACCTGGCCCTGGTCGACATTATGCTGCCCGGCATGTCGGGGATCGACTTCTGTCGGCAACTGCGTACCCAGCCCGCCCTGAGCGACCTGCCGGTGATGCTGATGACAGCCTTTTCCCGCGAGGCCGAGCAGGTGCAGCGACACCAGGGGCTGGGCATCGTCGACTGCCTGTTCAAGCCCTTCACCCTGCCCGTCCTGCATCGACAGATCGCCGCCATCCTCGGCGAGCGAATGGCCGAGGCAACCACAGATCCACTGCATATCGCCGGGGACCTGAGCGAGACCTCCTTCCCCCGACTGCTGCACAACCTCTACATCCTCAAAACAACAGGCTTGCTGCAATTGACCCGCGCCGGCATGAAAAAGGTTATCTACATCCGCAACGGCTACCCGATTTTCGCCCGTTCCAACCTGGTTCGGGAATGTCTCGGGCAGATGATGGTGGATGACGGCCTGATCAGCGCCGAACAGTGCGCCGAGTCCCTGCGGCAGGTCAAAAAAAGCGGTCGCCTGCAGGGAACGGTGCTGATTGATATGGGGCTGCTCACCCCGCATCAGTTGCGCGACGTGCTGCGGAATCAGATTGTCGAAAAACTGCTGGAAATCTTTTCCTGGCCCGAGGGGAAGTACCAGTTTGTCCAGGGGAAAAAATTCAAACAGGGGGTCACCAGCATCGACTGTTCACCGGCCGCTCTCATTTACCAGGGCATCAGCCGCCATTACAGTGCCGCCCGCATCGCCAAGCTGCTCCTGCCCCACCGCCACCGCTACCTGTCCCAGGCCGAAAGCCCCCATTACCGCTACCAGGAAATCGGCCTGACCCGCCGGGACGAAAGGGTCTTCGCGCTCTGCAACGGCCAACTGACGCTCGAAGAAATCAGCAACCGTTTCCCGCTGGCACGCACCGAAACTGATCAGCTGCTGGCAGCGCTGCTGCTTTCGGAGATGGTCGAAAGCCGTGAAGTCCCGTCCTTTTCAGGAGAACCCGGGGCAGAGGCGATCAGTGCCGAAGAGCATGAGATGCGCAAAACCTTTCTGGCCGAATACAGCGACCTGATCCAGCGCGACTACTTCAAGCTGTTCGCGGTGGGTGAGGATGCCAACAAGGCGGCCCTGCGCAAGGCCTATTTCTCCCTGGCGAAGAAATACCATCCTGACCGTTACCTGCAGATGAAACTGTCGGAGGACCTGCGCGGCAAGATCAACGAACTGTTCCAGCGCATCGGCGAGGCCTATGAAACCCTGTCCGACCCCGTGCGCTGCAAAAACTACCGGGAGACACTGAAGCAGGCCCGCGGCGGCGTCAAGACCAAGGTCGAAGATATCCTGCGGGCGGAAACCGCTTTCCAGAAAGGGCGGCACATGATCCGCTCGCGCAATTTCTCCGAGGCCCTCAAGCAACTGCAGATTTCTGTCGACAACAGCCCGGAAGAACCGGAGTATATCACCCTCTACGCCTGGGCCCTCTACCGGTCAAAAACCGATATCCCGGGAATCCGGGACAAGACGGTTGAACTGCTGCAACGTTCGGCGGTCCTCAACGGCGAACATGATCTGACCCACCTCTATCTCGGGCAGATCTTCAAGGATCAGGGACGCGAACGAGAGGCGGAAAAACAGTTCGAACTGGCTATCCAGTGCAATCCCGACTGTACCGAGGCACTGCGGGAATTGCGACTTTTCAATCTGCGGCGGGAAAAAGAGGATAAAGAAAAGAAAGGCGGTCTTTTCGGTCGCCTGAAAAAACGCTGA